ACTGGCACAGTTAAATAGCACGCTGATATGCCACCAAAGCAGTGTAGCAATGCAGAGCAGCCCTGGCCACTATAAGGGTTGTCGTAGCAAAGCAGTTTAGTGTAGCAGAATAGCATATTGAAGATTGGACGAAGCAAATGGATAGTGGAGCTATGTGATGATTCCAAAATTATTTGGTTTACTGAACATGTTAAGACTTTTATGGGGTTTCAATTTGCAGGAGTGAAATATTCTGTTGTAACTTGTGATAGTTGTGAAACTGATGGAGTTCTTCAATAACTGTTAAATTAAAGCACACTTTAGTCACTAGCGAGAGTGCTGCCAGTGTGGCAGCGGGGAGCAGCCCTGGCCCTATAGGTACTGTTGTAGCATAGCAATTTGGTGTAGTGAATGTAGCGTTGCAAAAAGTGGACATAACAGATGGGATAGCAGTGCTATGTGTTGATTCCAAAATTGTCCGTTTTACTATAGATGTTTTGGTATTTTTGGGATATCAATTTCCAAACATAAAATCTCATGTTGTATTAGTAGTTAAAATCATAGAGAAGGACTTGGATATACAAGATGAGGATTGATTATTACTATTTATGAAACTTGCTTTTGACTTTTGTTAgtaattgtatattttgttcAAGACACGCATGATTTGTTATTGTTAATTATGAATACTTGTGTAATTTTTATCATTCTTGGATTATTACCATTTATGAAACTTGCTTTTGACTTTTGTCAgtaattgtatattttgttcAAGACACGAATGGTTTGTTATTGTTAATTATGAATACTTGTGTAATTTTTATCATTCTTGAGATTTTGTATGTatataaattagataaaattttcaaaatagtaTTCTCTATCCCGGAATAGCATTTTTGGGGATGACCAACTACGCTTTGCTAACTGTGATTTAAATTGAACACAACTTCTCCTGtactctttatttttattcagtGTTCCAGTCTTTTCACCTGATACTTCGAtgctttaataatttttctcttgGAATTTTATGAACCTTAAACTTCTACCTTCCATTCCCCTCAAAGATGCTTTATTCATTGAGGATGAGATCACTCTGCTTCCTTCTGAATAATTCTAATTGTATTTTCATTCGATTGAGGAAGGTTCGAAATGCATTTCCAATGAACAAAGTAGTCCTAATAAGTTTAACATTCTGGTGTATGATGATGCCTTTATTTCTAAAagattttccttttccttttatattaacTTCTGCACATAGTTATTTCATATTATCTAATATGTTCTACTCATGGTAGCCAAAATCACAACTCAACTcagaattgaatgattttatgattCTGTGAAATCAAACATGTTTTTCTGTTTCTATTTCATGGGTAAAAACTgattatttttctcctttttgggCTTCTGAAAGGTTAAAACATTAAAGCTCAACATACGAAAcagttttttaaaacataatgtCTGAAAATCATCAAAACTGGAACGTCACCCATTGTCTTAGTTTTTTGGTCAATCATGTGACTCAAAGGTTTTCTATTCAAATGGATAACCTTCCCTACTCCTAAAACTAGTTGCGCGAACCTCCACCTTCAGAGCTTGCTATTGAGTCATACATTTTCTCCACGCCAACAGCAACAGCATGTCTTATTGTTTGTTCTTCTGTTTTTACagttttctttctctgttttcttCAAGCATTAGAGTAGGCATAATTCAGTGGAGCTAGTgcattatgcatgttttgtttCAGTGATTGCCATTTATGAATTCTATATGGAGTTTTCATTATTGACTTTTTTATGCTTACGAAGTTACGAGTTTATGTATATGAATTTAAGCTTAAGTACTTGTTGTGAGTTATAAAGGTTTTTGTCTCTCTTACTTATTATATTAGATGcaaatataagaatttatatacatttaataattttataaatcattttgaATCTTGTGCTTCAAGTTACAATACCATGTTTTACAATTTTGTGACTCGTTATTGAGTCATTGGAAAATATTGAGTTTGACTATCGTGGTTGTACTCATGAAAGGTTGTCAATCTACTCTCCTGATTCATATCCATGAACTAGAAGTTCTTTTAGATAATTTTTCTTGttgtagtttttcttttattatttattttaatgtgatACTATAGTAGATCCTTGTAGTTCTTGTCTTGGaaccttttattattttctgttatGTCTGTCGACATTACATGACAGTAGATAGTAAGGGCAGGGTTTTAAGTGTTGGAGATTCCACATGAATTACATATATGTAAGTATAAAAGGGTAGAAATCTTACTTTACAAGTGggttttgtgagattgagttatGTTTATAATTCACTTTTAAGATAGTATCAAAGCTTATCCTAACaaagtttattaaacatatcatgTCATCCATTATCAGACCATTACGAATCACTCACAATTATGTAATCTCGTGCTTTAGAATTCCAGTCCTTGGTGCGCGGAAAGTGTTTTAGATCTCATATCAACTATAGATATGACCATTATAATATATAGGTGAGAGTAAACCTCATCTTATAAGtcaattttattatgttaaaaggCTACTTTCTAATACTAAGTTTAGATCCTATATTCACTTTCACTATGGAAAAAGTTGCtttgaattgatttttatgTGCACTATACTTATTGATGACTGCTCTTATCTATGAAACCATGTGGATTTTTGCCTTTCGCCTCTTGTGCATAGAAGGAACATTGTTCTTACTCAATCTTTTTTGTATTTGCTTTAGATAGATAGCCATGTTAAACGACTTGATGAGGATTTAAACAACTTTGCTGAAGATTTAAAGCAAGGTAAAATATTCTAGTAAATTTGCATTCTGAATTATTTTTTGTCTGTATGTACAActtgtattttcaaaattaaccataaaaattattgtaatatgCAACTCTTACTGTTATATTAATCGTGGTTACTAAGTTTGCCAGTAAAGAGATCGGGTGTAATAGtacaataaacatatatataaaggaAGTAGTTATGTCTTCTCGCCATTACCAATGAAACAATAATCTGTACTAAATGCAGCAAGTTTATTTAACATTTCCTCAGAAATACccaataatattttgtttcgGTTGAtgccaattaaaaaaatatgttaatttttgaGGTAAAGGACCGTGGGATAGTGCATATTGGAGTATTTTTGAACTTGTATAAATAGCCTGCTGTATATAGAAGGAAAGTGCCAAAGCAAAAGCGAATATCTTTTGGAAATTTAGGGGAAACATTTCTGTGGTCTTTGCTGGTCGATTGTTGCTTCTTGAGTTCATCTGAGATTCAGATGTTCACTAACTAAGTTCCTTTATGGTATTCTTCTAATGATCTTTTTTGGGGTGGCTTTGGTAGATCTACAGATTCCGTGGTATGCCAAGATacgtttttttgtttttttaaagacAATTCACCTTGCATTCTTGGTATATTTGTGGAGGACTTCAACTCTTCATTTATATGCGCTTTCTTTCttctaaatttttgtttatcGAAACAAAATTGATTCTTGTGGTATAATATTTAGTCATTAGCTTTCTTAACGCCTTTTTCCTCTGCTTCATTTTATTCAATCAGAGGGTAAAATACCACCGGATGAACCAGCAATTCTGCCCCCATTGCCTATAGTCACTAAAGCTGAAAAGCGCAAGCCCATATACATAACTCCTCAGCCAAAGAGAATTGATTACAGGGATAGAGATTGGGATCGGGAGCGCGATAGGGACTTTGAGTTAATGCCTCCACCAGGAAGTCATAAGAAAGAGTATGCTACCCCCATGGATGTTGATCAACCCATTGATCCAAATGAACCTACATACTGTGTTTGTCATCAGGTTCAGATTAATTGCTCATAATAtgtaacataattataaaatttccaTGTGAGCAATTATGCCATATTGTCGTTTTTTTTGCTTAAAATCTTGAAACAAGAATATTGAGGCAGTTCTATTCTGATCATTCAGGTATCTTTCGGGGATATGATTGCGTGTGACAACGAAAATGTAAGTACATTTTAGTTTTCTCTATCTTGTGCTATCTATGTTTACCTTCTTGTTTCTTGGGAAGTGGGGTTTGGAGAATGCATATTGTATCTTTTGATTGCACACATCAAATTCAATTACAATGCTCAAGATGTGGGATCATATAAAAATTGTGTAACTAAACATTTTGCCGGTTACAATCAGGCAAGttacttaatatttattttgggattacttttgttatattttttcctaTTTTGAGCATATAGAGGGACTCTGAAGATAGTTCAGGAGATACTTCTTTCTTCCCCCTCCccccaagaaaaaaaaaagtgtagaaTGGTGTTTGCACCATACTCACTTGAATTAACGACTATATTGCGTACATCTAGTAATTCTATAAATCATAGCCATGTTGTAGCAAGAAACAACATACAGATTTCTCCTACAATATTATCAATGAATGTTTATAGCTTTTATCTTTTCGAAGCGTTTCTTTCCTGAATTACTGCTTTAGTTTTTgttcacttttctttttatcatattGTTCTTTTCCAATGATTGACTTTTTCGTTTGCCCCCTTGGTTAATTGGAATCTGagtttttctctgtttttggtGATAGTGCCAAGGAGGTGAATGGTTCCACTATTCGTGTGTTGGGCTAACGCAGGAGACAAGGTTCAAGGGAAAGTGGTATTGTCCGACTTGCATACTACTCCCCCAATGTCAACGATGAATCTTTGCACGAACTAAACGGCATTCATAAATGGCCACTGTTTCAAAAGAATCGTGACATTTTAGTGAATACATAATATATGGGTTTCGAATTATTTGTCTTCTATATTGCTTGGTCATTTGTGTAAGTCACGGAGGCCAAGTGGGCTCAGTCAGGCCTTGTATAAAGTCCTCTAGGATTTGAGAGAAATGATTCCAGATTTTAATTTTGGAGAAAGTTAATTATGTGTCTGTGGTTGTATAAGAACGAATGTTATGTTTACAAAATTCATATCCAAATTGTTGAAAACGAGAAAGCAACACTAGATAGCTTCACTGCAAACTTGGAAAATTCATGTCTAAAACGCATTTGCAACTATGCTGACACGGATTCCATTCATCTGGACAAAACTGGAGTCTTCTATTTAATAAATGTCAActattgattaaaatatttgataaattttttgtttatttctgtCTCCTTCTAtagccatatatatatatatatatatatatatatatatatatatatatatatataatgttctTTTAAATCTaacgaattttattatttattatttcattgttATTTTCGTCTCAAAATCCAAATAATTAACATGATATAAATTTGACAAGAATATTGTTTGTCGTTTTTATCTAACTATAATAGTGCTTTAACATGGCTTTTGTCGAAagacattttattatttttaatgagcaaattttttgtgattttctaTATCactcatttattaataaaatgagtGAATGTGttctaaataatattatagatagagataaagaagaaatgCATCAAGAAAGCATAATactgtggatttatccattcaggactccaatttaatacatggataatattatagattggataattcaggaatatatcattcgtttgatcttgtttttagacctatctacaagcatgacagttttattttgtactatatatttttgttaacgactatatgtagtttcttagTCAAACagttgtgtatgtctcattaaattaaattggcaaaattttatacttgatagcttagaacatatataacaatatatttcttttgtttcattttcttttacatcaattggtccaattattactgttttaatttgatcgatcaaagtaacatgttataagaatttcagaagaagagggtgaaaaaagggttaattaagtgagccaatgagccaacccgtttaacccaccaacatgtggtgggtcgggtcgggtcgggctgggttacccgttttgacagctctatctttatattttatttttatttagtttattattatttcttatttgtattttgggcggAGATTATGATATCTAGAGTCTAAGGTTCTTTGGAAAGTGTTCATTATCTCTGTCCACTACAACTCTCGTTGCCATCGTTAGAATCATTGTTGTCGTCACTGTTACCAGAGTATTAGTTTCAATCGGTGACCATAGTTTTCGATTTAGAGCGTCAAGATcactctttttcctctttcaggTTAATCGTGCGTGATTGCATGTCTCGTCtctgtcagagcggctgcagcggaatgattagcgtggaataacaaaccaatagggttttt
This sequence is a window from Vigna angularis cultivar LongXiaoDou No.4 chromosome 2, ASM1680809v1, whole genome shotgun sequence. Protein-coding genes within it:
- the LOC108326950 gene encoding PHD finger protein ING2 isoform X2; the protein is MAIARTGVYVDDYLEYASTLPAELQRLLNTVRELDERSQSMINQTRQQTKYCLGFPSHGSKKGHHSYNNNYGNEDEDVAFEKMRKEIEGNQDSALSLCTEKVLLARQAYDLIDSHVKRLDEDLNNFAEDLKQEGKIPPDEPAILPPLPIVTKAEKRKPIYITPQPKRIDYRDRDWDRERDRDFELMPPPGSHKKEYATPMDVDQPIDPNEPTYCVCHQVQINCS
- the LOC108326950 gene encoding PHD finger protein ING2 isoform X1, which gives rise to MAIARTGVYVDDYLEYASTLPAELQRLLNTVRELDERSQSMINQTRQQTKYCLGFPSHGSKKGHHSYNNNYGNEDEDVAFEKMRKEIEGNQDSALSLCTEKVLLARQAYDLIDSHVKRLDEDLNNFAEDLKQEGKIPPDEPAILPPLPIVTKAEKRKPIYITPQPKRIDYRDRDWDRERDRDFELMPPPGSHKKEYATPMDVDQPIDPNEPTYCVCHQVSFGDMIACDNENCQGGEWFHYSCVGLTQETRFKGKWYCPTCILLPQCQR